In bacterium, the following proteins share a genomic window:
- the purS gene encoding phosphoribosylformylglycinamidine synthase subunit PurS, with protein MFTAKIKVMPKPGVLDPQGKAVMHSLETLGFKGIDDARIGKFIEIKLDAASKSAAMETATSMCQSLLANQVIETFEVEIS; from the coding sequence ATGTTTACTGCAAAAATTAAAGTAATGCCCAAACCGGGAGTTTTGGATCCGCAGGGTAAGGCCGTCATGCATTCATTGGAAACCCTCGGTTTCAAAGGCATTGACGATGCACGAATTGGTAAGTTTATCGAGATCAAATTGGACGCGGCTTCCAAAAGTGCTGCGATGGAAACGGCAACGTCGATGTGTCAAAGTCTTCTGGCTAATCAAGTCATTGAGACATTTGAGGTCGAA